One segment of Poecile atricapillus isolate bPoeAtr1 chromosome 5, bPoeAtr1.hap1, whole genome shotgun sequence DNA contains the following:
- the TWIST2 gene encoding twist-related protein 2, whose protein sequence is MEESSSSPVSPVDSLGTSEEELERQPKRFGRKRRYSKKSSEDGSPNPGKRGKKSSPSSQSYEELQSQRILANVRERQRTQSLNEAFAALRKIIPTLPSDKLSKIQTLKLAARYIDFLYQVLQSDEMDSKMTSCSYVAHERLSYAFSVWRMEGAWSMSASH, encoded by the coding sequence ATGGAAGAAAGCTCCAGTTCTCCTGTTTCCCCTGTGGATAGCTTGGGGACCAGTGAAGAGGAGCTGGAAAGGCAGCCAAAGAGATTTGGCAGGAAGAGAAGATACAGTAAGAAGTCCAGTGAAGATGGCAGCCCCAACCCAgggaagagggggaagaagTCCAGTCCCAGCTCCCAATCTTACGAAGAACTGCAGAGTCAGAGGATCCTGGCCAACGTCAGAGAGAGGCAGAGGACTCAGTCGCTCAACGAAGCTTTTGCTGCCCTGAGGAAAATCATCCCCACGCTGCCCTCTGACAAACTGAGTAAAATCCAGACGCTCAAGCTGGCGGCACGGTACATAGACTTCCTCTACCAGGTGCTACAGAGCGACGAGATGGACAGTAAGATGACAAGCTGCAGTTACGTGGCTCATGAGAGGCTCAGTTATGCCTTCTCCGTGTGGAGGATGGAGGGAGCGTGGTCCATGTCGGCCTCCCACTAG